The Francisella salimarina genome has a segment encoding these proteins:
- a CDS encoding MFS transporter: protein MQKITRVGFTIWFICAFFYALEFIIRASGNSLYNDFSTAPYNLTPEQISVLSSAFYWAYVASQLPAGILLDKFGVKRIMAVSTLIFSIGVFIATRATSPEYLILYRVLAGIGGGFAFLSALKAIAIWLPKRTFPLFTGATQMLMYGAGTLTGLPLVILANNFSIQVIMSGILIVSVVLFLSVLFFIPFKEPHNQTDTDELADTHTKIEDIPIVFKIKQILLNGFFCFTIYGTTAIFADLWSYRFLSLDGYPEHYAGLASSMIFIGIAIFSPLWGVVATLLNKQKALLTWASIFGLFIVVAVVYLHVNPIIMCILCVLWGGMQAAHVLNFTILRQHISPMYIATGIAAVNLFIPLSGAVLQPFVGYMVSSLENYGFAQLEAFKYSLFILPVLMFLSVLLSLFIKEKKA from the coding sequence ATGCAAAAAATTACCAGAGTTGGATTTACGATATGGTTTATATGTGCATTTTTTTATGCACTTGAATTCATAATACGAGCTTCAGGAAATTCACTTTATAATGACTTTTCTACAGCACCATATAACCTAACGCCAGAGCAAATTAGTGTTTTAAGCTCAGCATTTTATTGGGCGTATGTTGCTTCACAACTTCCAGCAGGTATTTTATTAGATAAGTTTGGTGTCAAAAGAATCATGGCAGTCAGCACCTTGATATTTTCTATAGGGGTTTTTATCGCAACTAGAGCGACATCTCCAGAATATCTTATTTTATATAGAGTATTAGCAGGTATTGGTGGAGGATTTGCTTTCTTATCTGCACTAAAAGCGATAGCTATATGGCTTCCTAAAAGAACTTTCCCTTTATTCACAGGGGCGACTCAGATGCTCATGTATGGCGCGGGAACTCTGACTGGATTGCCACTAGTTATTTTGGCCAATAATTTTAGTATCCAAGTTATAATGTCTGGAATTCTTATTGTCTCAGTAGTGTTATTTTTAAGTGTATTGTTTTTTATACCGTTTAAGGAGCCGCATAACCAGACAGATACAGATGAGTTGGCTGATACTCATACAAAGATTGAAGATATTCCAATAGTTTTTAAAATTAAACAAATATTATTAAATGGTTTTTTCTGTTTTACAATTTATGGAACTACAGCTATATTTGCTGATTTGTGGAGCTATAGGTTCTTAAGTTTGGATGGATATCCTGAGCACTATGCTGGTTTAGCATCATCTATGATATTTATTGGGATTGCAATTTTTAGTCCTTTATGGGGAGTTGTAGCAACGTTGTTAAACAAGCAAAAAGCCTTACTTACATGGGCTTCAATTTTTGGTTTGTTTATCGTTGTGGCTGTTGTATATCTACATGTTAATCCAATAATTATGTGTATATTGTGCGTGCTATGGGGTGGGATGCAAGCAGCTCACGTGCTTAATTTTACAATTTTGCGCCAACACATCAGTCCAATGTATATAGCTACTGGTATCGCGGCAGTCAATTTATTTATACCTTTAAGTGGTGCTGTGCTTCAGCCATTTGTTGGATATATGGTTTCATCTTTGGAGAATTATGGTTTTGCGCAACTAGAGGCGTTTAAATATTCATTATTCATTTTACCAGTATTAATGTTTTTATCTGTGTTGCTGTCTCTTTTTATTAAAGAGAAAAAAGCATAA